A genomic segment from Desulfurispirillum indicum S5 encodes:
- a CDS encoding thiamine pyrophosphate-dependent enzyme produces the protein MIEQISKVINGNEAVAEAIIHIGYEFEGYYPITPSSDAGQEVNTRLANGEADLSFVVGTSELAAIGICYGAALAGARTVDVTSANGLLLKLEQIPVISGTRTPMVLNLSTRCVSGPLNIKNDHTDLATMLGMGWLILMAKNVQEVYDMNIIALKLAEKVNLPVCVAYDGFHTSHGNRRVLIAKDKKDVTSFIGPKPKRPTCLDVEEPRTFGPYMNDDIINNKYQLHLAMQEAYEALPGLFAEFEAKFGRKYGFLDTMGLEKADSAMMLLNSAAESTKDAIELRKKEGKENIGLISFNVLRPFPVKEVVGALKNIKTLLVAERAHMYGATMSYLATEVAATAQQAGNQVKILNRVFGLGGLNFIHRDALAVMDQLEKANAGDASVPVFDYYQHWDGEATPPAAEKVKLPALEQYTQNEKYEKVDINTLKKLASDMPTRIEKMSSCPGCGIFTNLEMFLKGIDGAVILTFATGCGMVVTTGYPGTSFKVPYVHSLFHNAASTATGIVEHYRWLKEKGLQDREITVIAVGGDGASDIGMDQILGAALRNTPFIYIEYDNKVYANTGAQMCYTGFKGMLSTTSQVGKKYIGKQFHHKDIVEIMRGTHMPYMATIAETNPVDAVQKARKAQQTVRDGGMAFIKAFSVCPLNWVTADDSGPAITQAMLDSCLFPLYEIDHGITKLNYDPKDKKIPVGDALKLMGKATSHLNKPEAKPVVEEVQKEVDRRWERLIAMNEHPLL, from the coding sequence ATGATAGAACAAATCTCCAAGGTAATTAACGGCAACGAAGCCGTCGCCGAAGCCATTATTCATATCGGATACGAATTCGAAGGCTACTATCCCATCACTCCTTCATCTGACGCCGGACAGGAAGTCAATACGCGCCTGGCCAATGGTGAAGCGGATCTTTCCTTTGTTGTCGGCACCTCAGAGCTTGCCGCCATCGGCATCTGCTACGGCGCGGCCCTGGCTGGCGCCCGCACCGTTGATGTCACTTCGGCCAATGGTCTTCTGCTGAAGCTTGAGCAGATTCCCGTTATCTCCGGTACGCGTACTCCCATGGTTCTGAACCTGTCCACTCGTTGTGTATCCGGCCCGCTGAACATCAAGAACGACCACACTGACCTGGCCACCATGCTGGGCATGGGCTGGCTGATCCTGATGGCCAAGAACGTTCAGGAAGTCTATGACATGAACATCATAGCCCTGAAACTGGCTGAAAAAGTCAACCTGCCTGTGTGCGTTGCCTATGACGGCTTCCACACTTCCCACGGCAACCGTCGCGTGCTGATTGCCAAGGACAAAAAGGATGTCACCAGCTTCATCGGTCCCAAGCCCAAGCGCCCCACCTGTCTGGACGTGGAAGAGCCCCGCACCTTCGGTCCTTACATGAACGACGACATCATCAACAACAAATACCAGCTGCACCTGGCCATGCAGGAAGCCTACGAAGCGCTTCCCGGCCTCTTCGCCGAGTTTGAAGCCAAGTTTGGCCGCAAGTACGGCTTCCTGGACACCATGGGCCTGGAAAAGGCCGACAGCGCCATGATGCTCCTCAACAGCGCCGCTGAGTCCACCAAGGACGCCATTGAACTGCGCAAGAAAGAGGGCAAGGAAAACATCGGTCTGATCAGCTTCAACGTTCTGCGCCCCTTCCCCGTGAAGGAAGTGGTCGGAGCCCTGAAGAACATCAAAACCCTGCTGGTTGCAGAGCGCGCCCATATGTACGGCGCCACCATGTCCTACCTGGCCACAGAAGTTGCCGCCACTGCTCAGCAGGCGGGCAATCAGGTGAAAATCCTCAACCGCGTTTTCGGATTGGGCGGCTTGAATTTCATTCACCGTGACGCCCTGGCGGTTATGGATCAGCTGGAAAAAGCCAATGCCGGTGACGCCAGCGTTCCCGTGTTTGACTACTACCAGCACTGGGATGGCGAAGCCACACCTCCTGCAGCGGAAAAGGTGAAACTGCCCGCTCTGGAGCAGTACACCCAGAATGAAAAATACGAAAAAGTTGATATCAACACCCTGAAGAAGCTGGCCTCCGATATGCCTACCCGTATCGAGAAGATGTCCAGCTGCCCTGGCTGCGGTATATTCACCAACCTGGAGATGTTCCTCAAGGGCATTGACGGCGCCGTGATCCTGACCTTTGCCACCGGCTGCGGCATGGTTGTTACCACCGGCTATCCCGGTACCTCCTTCAAGGTTCCCTATGTCCACTCTCTCTTCCACAACGCGGCATCCACGGCAACCGGTATTGTTGAGCACTACCGCTGGCTCAAGGAAAAAGGTCTGCAGGATCGTGAAATCACGGTTATCGCCGTTGGTGGTGACGGAGCTTCCGACATCGGTATGGACCAGATCCTGGGCGCGGCTCTGCGCAACACGCCCTTTATCTACATCGAGTATGATAACAAGGTATACGCCAACACCGGTGCCCAGATGTGCTACACCGGCTTCAAGGGTATGCTCTCCACCACTTCCCAGGTGGGTAAAAAGTATATTGGCAAGCAGTTTCACCACAAGGACATCGTCGAAATCATGCGCGGTACCCATATGCCTTACATGGCGACCATCGCGGAAACCAACCCCGTCGATGCCGTCCAGAAGGCCCGCAAGGCACAGCAAACGGTTCGCGATGGCGGAATGGCCTTTATCAAGGCATTCTCCGTATGCCCCCTGAACTGGGTTACTGCTGATGACAGCGGACCTGCCATTACCCAGGCCATGCTGGACAGTTGCCTCTTCCCCCTCTATGAAATTGACCATGGGATAACCAAGCTCAACTACGATCCCAAGGACAAAAAGATCCCCGTTGGCGACGCCCTCAAACTGATGGGGAAAGCCACCAGCCACCTCAATAAACCGGAGGCCAAGCCGGTTGTTGAAGAGGTTCAGAAGGAAGTTGATCGTCGCTGGGAGCGCCTGATTGCCATGAACGAGCATCCACTGCTCTGA
- a CDS encoding 2-oxoacid:acceptor oxidoreductase family protein: protein MSQDFTLPYSDELGFCNIKMSAVGGDGANMAGKMLFKIALEYMGLDGAFDAKYGSEKKGTPTDVSVKLCERGIPIRQTGPTDSPHVLVIFREDLIGPLNLIQGVQENAIVIVNTERTPAQIREELKLHSGTIICVDALDIASKTRSRLNMPLLSALVYALKLPEDIFEKTIKETWPKPEVQKSNIEAFEQTLGNKQEEHFPADGKFPLVPGKWTYETPIGWRNQNKGGYMETRLFSLHGKDMKITRQGLIPLFNAEACIHCAKCFYTCADPGSIIFKDSKMVGYNYAHCKGCLRCVEVCPTHKKGKALSKGMEAEHHDLVTKHTWF, encoded by the coding sequence ATGAGCCAAGACTTCACACTCCCTTATTCCGACGAATTGGGTTTTTGTAACATCAAGATGTCGGCAGTTGGGGGCGATGGCGCCAATATGGCCGGAAAAATGCTGTTTAAAATCGCCCTTGAGTACATGGGGCTGGACGGCGCTTTTGACGCCAAATACGGCTCCGAGAAAAAAGGAACACCCACGGACGTCAGCGTCAAGCTGTGTGAGCGTGGCATTCCCATCCGTCAAACCGGACCTACGGACAGTCCTCACGTTCTGGTAATATTCCGTGAAGACCTCATCGGTCCTCTGAACCTGATACAGGGTGTGCAGGAAAATGCCATCGTGATCGTCAACACGGAGCGCACCCCCGCCCAGATCCGTGAAGAGCTCAAGCTGCACAGCGGAACCATCATCTGTGTCGACGCGCTGGACATTGCGTCCAAAACCCGCTCACGCCTGAACATGCCACTGCTCTCCGCACTGGTATACGCCCTGAAGCTGCCTGAAGATATTTTCGAGAAAACCATCAAGGAAACCTGGCCCAAGCCTGAGGTTCAGAAGTCCAACATCGAAGCGTTCGAGCAGACTCTGGGCAACAAGCAGGAAGAGCACTTCCCCGCTGACGGCAAATTCCCGCTGGTTCCTGGCAAGTGGACCTATGAGACCCCCATTGGCTGGCGCAACCAGAACAAGGGTGGCTACATGGAAACCCGCCTGTTCTCCCTGCACGGCAAAGACATGAAGATCACCCGTCAGGGCCTGATTCCCCTCTTCAACGCCGAGGCCTGTATCCACTGCGCCAAGTGCTTCTACACCTGTGCCGACCCCGGATCTATCATCTTTAAGGACAGCAAGATGGTTGGTTACAACTATGCTCACTGCAAAGGCTGCCTGCGCTGCGTTGAGGTATGTCCTACCCATAAGAAGGGCAAAGCCCTCAGTAAGGGTATGGAAGCTGAGCACCATGATCTCGTTACCAAGCACACCTGGTTCTGA
- a CDS encoding recombination mediator RecR codes for MYALPSVELLAQGLAQIPGIGQKTAERFALEVAAMAPAKRQAIVRAFEELENRLIACDECHTLAESSPCPLCRNTSRNRRQLCVVETFHDLVAIENAGVYEGLYHVLGGKVSPVAHCSPQDLFLQTLPQRIRELGVAEVIIAASHTPESRITMELVKRSVLSAKTNTQVTFFSSLLPVGAPLSICAVDILKKAFHARKNAIDDQLNAM; via the coding sequence ATGTACGCACTTCCCAGTGTAGAGTTGCTGGCGCAGGGGCTGGCGCAGATTCCGGGTATTGGTCAGAAGACCGCTGAGCGATTTGCCCTTGAGGTGGCCGCCATGGCCCCCGCGAAGCGACAGGCCATTGTCCGGGCTTTTGAAGAACTGGAAAACCGTCTGATAGCATGTGATGAGTGTCATACCCTGGCCGAGAGCTCGCCCTGCCCGCTCTGTCGGAACACTTCCCGCAACCGACGGCAGCTGTGTGTGGTGGAGACCTTCCACGATCTCGTGGCCATTGAGAATGCCGGCGTCTATGAAGGCCTCTACCACGTCCTGGGTGGCAAAGTGTCCCCCGTAGCCCACTGCTCTCCCCAGGACCTTTTTCTGCAGACACTTCCGCAGCGCATTCGGGAGCTGGGTGTCGCGGAAGTGATTATTGCCGCCTCCCACACCCCGGAGTCCCGCATCACCATGGAGCTTGTGAAAAGAAGTGTGCTGAGTGCAAAAACAAACACGCAGGTCACTTTTTTCTCCTCACTGTTGCCGGTAGGCGCTCCACTGAGCATTTGTGCAGTTGATATCCTGAAAAAAGCATTTCATGCCAGAAAAAATGCCATTGACGATCAATTGAATGCCATGTAA
- a CDS encoding YbaB/EbfC family nucleoid-associated protein, whose translation MKGFGGGMNMQAMMKQAQAMQEKIMKLQEEVEQQTVEVSVGGDVVRVVANGKGKIISMEISPDIIDPSDPEMLQDIIISAVNEAQEKAAAHTQEQMSKVTGGMKLPGFM comes from the coding sequence ATGAAAGGTTTTGGCGGCGGTATGAATATGCAGGCCATGATGAAGCAGGCTCAGGCCATGCAGGAGAAGATCATGAAACTGCAGGAAGAAGTGGAACAGCAGACCGTGGAGGTCTCTGTTGGTGGAGATGTGGTGCGGGTAGTCGCCAATGGCAAGGGAAAGATCATCTCCATGGAAATTTCGCCGGATATCATCGATCCCTCGGATCCCGAAATGCTGCAGGATATTATTATCTCCGCAGTCAATGAAGCCCAGGAAAAGGCAGCGGCCCACACCCAGGAGCAGATGTCCAAGGTAACCGGAGGAATGAAGCTGCCCGGCTTCATGTAA
- the dnaX gene encoding DNA polymerase III subunit gamma/tau, which translates to MSYLVYARKYRPRTFAEVVGQQHISRTLLNSIRGGRLAHALIFNGPRGVGKTSMARILAKSLNCMAPVEGEPCGTCENCVAIDQGAFLDVVEIDAASNRGIDSMKTLIEEVDYAPAMGQVKVYIIDEFHMLTREAFNAFLKTLEEPPPHTVFVLATTDLHKVNPTILSRCQRHDFRRIPRDEMVQALAHILGNEGIAFETDALQIIATTSEGCMRDAESILDRVVSYCGERISAADVMELVGIATHGMVFGVFQAIAAGDLPRILTLIEQANETGADMRQLCRQLLETTRLVYLATQGIIPVSDEESVEQLQQLGKAFDTLQLDAIYSMLRECFVEITHSPFPQYDLEFCLLKSARLLPSVEVERLIGALQAPEPSVVPAPAAPSTEKKTLKPAQQPPQTTEALHRELVGILDETHPHVAAFLRHSRLEQKGSQPDTYILKTAPCNHDLMGQDKRGLLAQHIAQLLGRPCQLEVQVEAAPDTLARQEERQRTDLQEHFRRELMGDEIYQGLVERFQGSLMDLRVLDDATPPDIEDENDSQADLHGEGT; encoded by the coding sequence TTGTCTTATTTAGTGTATGCCAGAAAATACCGGCCGCGCACCTTCGCTGAAGTTGTCGGTCAGCAGCATATCTCTCGCACCCTGCTCAACTCCATTCGCGGCGGGCGGCTGGCCCATGCGCTGATTTTCAACGGTCCCCGTGGTGTGGGGAAGACCTCCATGGCGCGCATTCTGGCCAAGAGTCTCAACTGCATGGCACCGGTTGAGGGGGAGCCCTGCGGCACGTGTGAAAACTGCGTCGCCATTGATCAGGGAGCCTTTCTTGACGTGGTGGAGATTGATGCCGCTTCCAATCGCGGCATTGATTCCATGAAGACCCTCATTGAAGAGGTCGACTATGCCCCCGCCATGGGGCAGGTCAAGGTCTATATCATCGACGAATTTCACATGCTCACCCGTGAGGCTTTCAACGCTTTTCTGAAAACCCTCGAAGAGCCGCCCCCCCATACCGTGTTTGTGCTGGCGACCACGGATCTGCACAAGGTTAATCCCACCATACTCTCACGCTGCCAGCGTCACGATTTCCGGCGCATACCACGGGATGAGATGGTTCAGGCTCTGGCCCACATCCTGGGTAACGAGGGTATTGCATTTGAGACCGACGCCCTGCAGATCATCGCCACCACCAGCGAGGGCTGCATGCGCGACGCGGAATCCATCCTTGATCGCGTCGTCAGTTACTGTGGTGAACGTATCAGCGCCGCCGATGTCATGGAGCTGGTCGGCATTGCGACCCATGGCATGGTGTTTGGAGTCTTCCAGGCCATTGCCGCTGGCGACCTGCCACGCATACTGACGCTGATTGAACAGGCCAATGAGACCGGCGCCGATATGCGCCAGCTTTGTCGGCAGCTGCTGGAGACAACCCGCCTCGTCTACCTGGCGACCCAGGGCATTATACCCGTGAGTGATGAGGAGTCGGTGGAGCAGCTGCAGCAGCTGGGGAAAGCCTTTGATACCTTGCAGCTCGATGCCATCTACTCCATGCTGCGCGAATGTTTTGTGGAGATCACCCACTCTCCTTTTCCTCAGTACGATCTGGAATTCTGTCTGCTCAAGAGTGCGCGCCTGCTGCCCAGTGTGGAGGTTGAGCGGCTGATCGGCGCTCTGCAGGCTCCTGAACCATCAGTGGTGCCAGCCCCGGCCGCACCTTCCACGGAAAAAAAAACTCTAAAACCAGCTCAGCAACCCCCGCAGACCACGGAAGCACTGCACCGTGAGCTTGTCGGGATTCTTGATGAAACCCATCCTCATGTGGCTGCTTTTCTGCGCCACAGTCGTCTGGAACAGAAGGGCTCACAGCCCGACACCTATATTCTGAAAACGGCTCCATGTAACCACGACCTCATGGGGCAGGACAAACGCGGACTGCTGGCACAGCATATTGCGCAGTTGCTGGGCAGGCCCTGTCAGCTGGAAGTTCAGGTTGAAGCCGCTCCGGATACGCTTGCCAGGCAGGAAGAGCGCCAGCGTACCGATCTGCAGGAGCACTTCCGGCGGGAGCTGATGGGCGATGAAATCTACCAGGGCCTGGTGGAGCGCTTTCAGGGATCACTCATGGACCTGCGGGTTCTGGATGACGCCACGCCACCGGATATTGAAGATGAGAACGACTCGCAAGCGGACCTTCACGGCGAAGGTACTTGA
- a CDS encoding formyltetrahydrofolate deformylase: MTPKKIVEVSVIGKDKKGVIATFTSLLFDCGVNIEDLEQTVREDFFLMRVKGDISGLTVSLTGLEGLLSEAAKKLDMEVSLNTRQSSGIKRMALMVTKEAHAPEAILAEIKAGRIQAEVAVMIGNREELRPLAEREGIPFFCFSSKIKEENEHNIIELLRQPEYNVDLIVLARYMQILSPEFTFRYEGKIINIHPSLLPAYPGARAYRQAYDNGSTVAGATAHFVTMDLDRGPIIYQEAFYIDKSSDTLQDVVRRGQDLEKRILSRAVRMFVDEELYMHWGKVYWRKSPYNDGTCPEVGHLPSIS, translated from the coding sequence GTGACACCGAAGAAAATTGTTGAAGTATCAGTAATCGGTAAGGATAAAAAGGGCGTTATCGCCACCTTCACATCGCTGCTTTTTGACTGTGGCGTCAATATTGAAGACCTTGAACAGACGGTACGGGAAGACTTCTTCCTGATGCGTGTCAAGGGCGATATCAGCGGTCTGACGGTCAGTCTGACCGGCCTCGAAGGGCTCCTGAGCGAGGCAGCCAAAAAGCTGGACATGGAAGTGTCCCTCAACACCCGGCAGTCCTCCGGCATCAAGCGCATGGCGCTGATGGTCACCAAGGAAGCCCATGCTCCCGAAGCCATTCTCGCGGAAATCAAGGCAGGGCGCATCCAGGCGGAAGTGGCCGTGATGATCGGCAACCGCGAAGAGCTGCGACCGCTCGCCGAGCGCGAGGGAATCCCTTTCTTCTGCTTCAGCTCCAAGATCAAGGAAGAGAACGAGCACAACATTATCGAGCTGCTGCGACAGCCCGAATACAACGTGGATCTGATCGTGCTGGCCCGCTATATGCAAATTCTCTCGCCGGAGTTCACCTTCCGCTATGAAGGGAAAATCATCAATATTCACCCCTCGCTGCTGCCCGCCTATCCAGGAGCCCGTGCGTACCGTCAGGCCTATGACAATGGCTCAACGGTGGCCGGAGCCACCGCCCACTTTGTGACCATGGATCTCGATCGTGGTCCGATCATCTACCAGGAGGCCTTCTACATCGATAAGTCCAGCGATACGCTCCAGGATGTGGTGCGTCGCGGCCAGGATCTGGAGAAGCGCATTCTGTCACGGGCTGTGCGCATGTTTGTGGATGAGGAACTCTATATGCACTGGGGCAAAGTCTACTGGCGCAAATCCCCCTACAACGACGGTACCTGTCCGGAAGTCGGGCATCTTCCTTCGATTTCCTGA